In one window of Meiothermus sp. DNA:
- a CDS encoding bifunctional 2-polyprenyl-6-hydroxyphenol methylase/3-demethylubiquinol 3-O-methyltransferase UbiG, whose protein sequence is MAFLNPHDPDLWLLRLAKRLHHGATVLEIGCGEGFEASALALLGLEVIAIDASPWAIRRAQEAHGNSRVRFQVGLWPDDRSTLGKSFDLVVDIGCLHTVEVSLERERYLKAVGDALTPKGQFYFRIGTDELTANANSVRRRPPSLPVWWELPTGETFVLPAPARGWRPSQHELEAVFADAGLRILNFSLVRGITYPWEYAGIAVREPFSESGV, encoded by the coding sequence ATGGCTTTCCTCAACCCGCATGACCCGGATCTGTGGTTGCTGAGGCTGGCCAAAAGATTGCACCACGGAGCTACCGTGCTAGAGATTGGATGTGGTGAAGGGTTCGAGGCATCTGCGCTGGCTCTGCTGGGGCTGGAAGTTATCGCTATCGACGCGAGTCCCTGGGCAATCCGTCGTGCGCAAGAAGCTCACGGCAACAGCAGAGTGCGTTTCCAGGTCGGACTCTGGCCTGATGACCGATCAACCCTCGGTAAATCTTTTGACCTTGTAGTGGACATCGGCTGTCTACATACAGTCGAAGTCTCCCTAGAACGTGAGCGATACCTTAAGGCTGTCGGTGATGCACTCACACCTAAAGGCCAGTTCTACTTCCGCATCGGTACCGATGAACTTACTGCGAACGCGAACTCTGTTCGACGCCGCCCTCCCTCGCTGCCCGTATGGTGGGAACTGCCAACTGGAGAGACCTTTGTGCTGCCAGCGCCCGCTAGGGGCTGGCGTCCGTCCCAGCATGAGTTGGAGGCGGTCTTTGCGGATGCGGGTCTAAGGATTTTGAATTTTTCGCTTGTCCGGGGGATCACGTACCCCTGGGAATATGCCGGTATTGCGGTTAGAGAGCCTTTTAGCGAATCGGGGGTCTAA
- a CDS encoding MFS transporter produces MRANPIRAWLNRHYPALEHPLYVRLLWATAFSSLGSQFTVLALSVAVFTATGSVASLAGVWAVRVASRLLIQPFTGALADRWDRRQTLVGGYLLSALLSASLILVLIEPLLVYPLVFLIQSVEGLVSPTMAAVVPSLVPKETLVSANALRVVLTKVTASLGPALAGLLYGLVGPVWLFIFDALTFAGVAYAVLGLPSALVTVPSRRGASVWAEAAEGVRFAVTRRTVVIILALSMLTSLFWRVVEIVMVPISLEVAQIGAAGLGLLYTSLTLGGVVGVATLGALKKGIPGLAWVVLLNTLLAVPMLLGATFPTFPMLLAVFFLSGILFDISGVATQSLLQAVVSKHFLGRVFSLVNVSLALGVLPVLALVDPLVRWLGSAGALQITSLAVCSLGVVLYIAAKVRDGSAEKMEEPA; encoded by the coding sequence TTGAGAGCAAATCCCATCCGTGCCTGGTTAAACCGACACTACCCTGCGCTGGAGCATCCCCTGTACGTCCGGCTGCTCTGGGCCACCGCTTTCTCGAGCCTGGGCAGTCAGTTCACGGTACTGGCCCTGAGTGTGGCGGTTTTCACCGCCACCGGGTCGGTGGCCTCGCTGGCTGGCGTATGGGCGGTGCGGGTAGCCTCGAGGCTCCTGATCCAGCCTTTCACCGGCGCCCTGGCCGACCGCTGGGATCGGCGCCAAACCCTGGTGGGGGGCTACCTGCTGAGCGCGCTGCTCTCGGCCAGCCTGATCCTGGTGCTCATCGAGCCCCTGCTGGTCTATCCCCTGGTCTTCCTGATCCAGAGCGTGGAAGGCCTGGTGAGCCCCACCATGGCTGCCGTGGTACCCTCCTTGGTTCCCAAAGAGACCCTGGTCTCGGCCAACGCCCTTAGGGTGGTTCTAACCAAGGTTACCGCCTCGCTGGGCCCAGCCCTGGCCGGCCTGCTGTACGGCCTGGTGGGCCCGGTCTGGCTGTTCATCTTCGACGCCCTCACCTTTGCCGGTGTGGCCTACGCTGTGCTCGGCCTACCGTCGGCCCTGGTTACAGTTCCCAGCCGACGCGGCGCCTCCGTTTGGGCCGAAGCGGCCGAGGGGGTACGTTTTGCTGTGACCCGCCGAACAGTAGTCATAATTTTGGCGCTCTCCATGCTCACCTCCTTGTTCTGGCGGGTGGTGGAGATCGTGATGGTGCCCATCTCACTGGAGGTGGCCCAGATTGGGGCCGCGGGCCTGGGGCTCTTGTATACCAGCCTCACCCTGGGGGGCGTGGTCGGGGTGGCCACTCTGGGGGCCCTGAAGAAGGGCATACCCGGCCTTGCCTGGGTCGTCTTGCTCAACACCCTGCTGGCTGTACCCATGCTGCTGGGAGCGACCTTCCCCACGTTTCCGATGCTTCTGGCGGTTTTCTTTTTGAGCGGTATCCTGTTTGACATATCCGGCGTGGCCACCCAGTCGTTGTTGCAGGCGGTAGTGTCCAAGCATTTTCTGGGGCGGGTTTTCAGCCTGGTGAATGTGAGCCTGGCCCTGGGCGTGCTGCCGGTACTGGCGCTGGTAGATCCGCTGGTTCGTTGGCTGGGCTCTGCTGGGGCCTTGCAAATCACTTCGCTCGCTGTTTGCAGCCTGGGGGTTGTGCTGTACATTGCTGCAAAGGTTCGTGACGGTTCGGCAGAGAAAATGGAGGAGCCTGCATGA
- a CDS encoding GNAT family N-acetyltransferase — protein sequence MMITTRQKCVQLRPVDLSDATAIQRWYAEPQVVEYAIIQPFLGYSLSEVQDLIKKWLGRDDRKLYVVQALKQNCDAGLVFLEHIDWKNRAAKIALLIGEPELRGLGLGQAALRCVVQLGCHDWGLHRLGANCLATNQAMIRCLEQVGFVQEGVMREAVFRHGRYQDLRIYSYLHQ from the coding sequence ATGATGATCACGACCCGCCAGAAGTGTGTGCAGCTGCGGCCCGTGGATCTCAGCGATGCCACTGCAATCCAGAGGTGGTACGCCGAGCCGCAGGTGGTGGAGTATGCCATCATACAGCCATTCCTGGGCTATTCCCTCAGTGAGGTACAGGATCTGATTAAGAAGTGGCTTGGTCGCGATGACCGCAAGCTATACGTGGTGCAAGCCTTGAAGCAAAATTGTGATGCAGGCCTGGTATTTCTAGAACATATTGACTGGAAAAACCGGGCTGCGAAAATTGCCTTGCTCATAGGCGAGCCCGAGCTGCGGGGGCTTGGCTTAGGCCAGGCCGCGCTTCGCTGCGTGGTTCAACTGGGTTGCCACGACTGGGGGCTCCATCGCTTGGGAGCTAACTGCCTAGCCACTAACCAAGCCATGATCCGTTGTCTCGAGCAGGTGGGTTTTGTTCAAGAGGGTGTGATGCGAGAGGCGGTATTCCGCCATGGGCGGTACCAGGATCTGCGAATATACAGCTACCTTCATCAATGA
- a CDS encoding type II toxin-antitoxin system VapC family toxin, translating to MNLLLDSHIVLWWLSDDQRLSRKARRLIERTDEVFVSAATTWELAVKAALGKLRMPEGFLEVVEAQGFTHLPITPLHALAVQSLPWHHRDPFDRILLAQATVEGLRLMSVDEALAPYGRFVIRV from the coding sequence TTGAACCTGTTGCTCGATAGCCACATCGTGCTGTGGTGGCTTTCCGATGATCAAAGGCTCTCTCGCAAGGCCCGCCGGTTGATTGAGCGGACCGACGAGGTCTTTGTGAGTGCCGCAACCACTTGGGAGCTGGCGGTGAAGGCTGCGCTGGGCAAGTTGCGGATGCCGGAGGGTTTCCTGGAGGTGGTGGAGGCGCAGGGGTTCACCCACCTGCCCATTACGCCGCTGCACGCTCTGGCCGTACAAAGCCTGCCGTGGCATCACCGCGACCCCTTCGACCGCATCCTGCTGGCCCAGGCCACCGTCGAGGGGCTGAGGCTGATGAGTGTGGATGAGGCGCTAGCTCCGTATGGAAGATTTGTGATTAGGGTCTGA
- a CDS encoding type II toxin-antitoxin system Phd/YefM family antitoxin has product MPKAADWNKKLVNIAEAKAQLSRLVERVERGEVVLIGRYGRVVAMLVPPEAPPKPRRVPGVWKGKIWIAPDFDEPNAEIARRVEEGPVEPVAR; this is encoded by the coding sequence ATGCCCAAGGCTGCTGATTGGAACAAAAAGCTGGTCAACATCGCCGAGGCCAAGGCCCAGCTCTCCCGGTTGGTGGAGCGGGTCGAGCGGGGGGAGGTGGTACTTATCGGGCGGTATGGCCGGGTGGTGGCCATGCTGGTACCTCCCGAGGCCCCTCCCAAGCCCAGGCGGGTGCCGGGGGTCTGGAAGGGGAAGATCTGGATTGCCCCAGACTTTGATGAACCTAACGCCGAGATTGCCCGGAGGGTGGAGGAAGGTCCGGTTGAACCTGTTGCTCGATAG